The Streptomyces sp. NBC_01244 genome contains a region encoding:
- a CDS encoding ABC transporter ATP-binding protein, producing the protein MTDQDQDQGHGLLELRGVSRHFGSFRALDEVDLTVRPGARHAVIGPNGAGKSTLFGLISGTLPATAGTILVDGRDVTRLPVHRRVGLGVAATFQHSSLFMRETVLENVLLAVVRRIGSRPGSRAGNRAAAIAQAHELLARVGLPTRHDLPAAELSHGERRQLEVAVALGTEPRLLLLDEPAAGMSPAETARLTELIAALPREVTVLLIEHDLDMVFELADTVTVMHLGRHLKTGSPDEVRASTEVQTAYLGTMEVTS; encoded by the coding sequence GTGACAGACCAAGACCAAGACCAAGGCCACGGTCTACTGGAACTGCGCGGGGTATCCCGGCACTTCGGATCCTTCCGAGCCCTGGACGAGGTGGACCTGACGGTCCGGCCCGGCGCCCGGCACGCCGTCATCGGACCGAACGGCGCGGGCAAGTCCACCCTGTTCGGCCTGATCTCGGGCACCTTGCCGGCCACCGCCGGAACCATCCTCGTCGACGGACGGGACGTGACCCGGCTGCCCGTACACCGCCGGGTCGGGCTCGGCGTCGCGGCGACCTTCCAGCACTCCAGCCTCTTCATGCGCGAAACCGTGCTGGAGAACGTGCTGCTCGCCGTGGTGCGCCGCATCGGTAGCCGGCCCGGTTCCCGGGCCGGGAACCGGGCCGCGGCGATCGCGCAGGCACACGAACTCCTCGCCCGGGTGGGCCTGCCCACCCGGCACGACCTCCCGGCAGCCGAGCTCTCGCACGGCGAGCGGCGCCAGCTGGAGGTCGCGGTGGCGCTGGGGACCGAACCCCGGCTGCTCCTCCTGGACGAACCGGCCGCCGGCATGTCGCCGGCGGAGACGGCGCGGCTCACCGAACTGATCGCCGCCCTACCGAGGGAGGTGACCGTACTCCTCATCGAGCACGACCTCGACATGGTCTTCGAACTCGCCGACACGGTGACGGTCATGCACCTCGGCAGACACCTGAAGACCGGCTCCCCGGACGAGGTGCGCGCCTCCACCGAAGTCCAGACCGCCTACCTGGGCACCATGGAGGTCACCTCGTGA